Proteins from one Penicillium digitatum chromosome 2, complete sequence genomic window:
- a CDS encoding Protein phosphatase inhibitor 2 (IPP-2), with amino-acid sequence MTTASHMPAKAHSSDDVHHRPRGILKNSNSFQGASATMAPISPPSALTISETEETKELTIQNTLQNAGHRRSSSTTHPGSHSRRQSLASAYDENEPRLKWDEANLYLTEQEKTAKMKIDEPKTPYAPHYDPSEDDEQMRLDEAEAQETLIDAQGIVVDELDEPTNPTQHRKGVSEDEIPDLELGEPEESIQDTAMDDPRVFRDRSMSTDSHKSEKHVHVGVENANGAEAPEHDPLLTTEEARVKHAHFEQQRRRHYEMRNIKELLAHPEDLDEEMEDTDESDPGLPPPASNA; translated from the exons ATGACTACCGCATCGCACATGCCGGCCAAGGCGCACAGCTCCGATGATGTGCATCATCGGCCAAGAG GCATTCTAAAGAACTCCAACTCCTTCCAAGGCGCCTCCGCTACGATGGCACCTATCTCCCCACCCTCCGCTCTAACAATCTCCGAGACCGAAGAGACGAAGGAACTCACCATCCAGAACACCCTGCAGAATGCAGGCCATCGGCGATCCTCATCCACCACGCACCCAGGCTCTCACTCGCGTCGACAATCGTTAGCCAGCGCCTATGACGAAAACGAGCCCCGTTTAAAATGGGACGAAGCAAATCTGTACCTGACCGAGCAGGAGAAGACAGCAAAGATGAAGATCGATGAACCCAAGACTCCTTACGCGCCCCACTACGATCCCAGCGAAGATGATGAGCAGATGCGGCTCGACGAGGCAGAGGCACAGGAAACCTTAATCGACGCGCAGGGTATTGTCGTCGATGAGCTGGACGAGCCCACCAACCCCACCCAACACCGGAAGGGTGTGTCAGAGGATGAAATCCCTGACCTGGAGCTCGGTGAGCCGGAGGAAAGTATCCAGGACACTGCTATGGACGACCCTCGCGTCTTCCGTGACCGTAGCATGAGCACGGATTCGCACAAGAGCGAGAAGCATGTTCATGTCGGCGTGGAGAATGCAAATGGTGCCGAGGCGCCTGAGCATGATCCGCTTTTGACGACTGAAGAGGCCCGCGTGAAGCACGCTCATTTTGAGCAGCAGCGTAGGAGGCACTATGAGATGAGGAATATTAAGGAGCTCCTTGC CCATCCCGAGGATTTAGATGAGGAAATGGAAGATACCGACGAATCGGACCCTGGCCTCCCGCCGCCTGCCTCCAATGCCTGA
- a CDS encoding Major facilitator superfamily domain, general substrate transporter translates to MGVSLALVGYICSQQYVHGIIYSVICLSITTSLPWLFIGRFCQCIVSNALYIVGMATMAENIGSEHMGKIAGLSSILTAAGTCSGPVMAGFLFGIGGYWTAWAGAALFLVADIIMRLLMIETPQKRHHNGSLCAEEPLPSSETGPLLSGDRSSATEEIGGWRFYLCLLRQPRFAAGIVSYFVFALFIASFESTIAMHVRATFGWGVFPVGLLFASIQGPGMILAPLVGVLKDRVGSKVPTTTGFIFLAPFMWALGVAGDERFPWATLGTRGKIIYGVCTTMIGCFMCLLMGVGTMEATATVDELEGLHPGIFGPYGGYSRAVAVTNMTWMSGLLVGPILAGYMVERFGYLELQWVLVVVSLLASVNAAVNLSSASPQKKELDNDFGADEL, encoded by the exons ATGGGGGTGTCGCTGGCGCTCGTCGGATACATTTGTTCTCAGCAGTATGTCCATGGCATTATTTACAG TGTGATCTGTCTGTCAATCACAACATCCC TGCCATGGCTCTTCATCGGTCGTTTCTGCCAATGCATTGTCAGCAACGCACTATACATCGTCGGCATGGCCACAATGGCCGAGAACATCGGGTCAGAACACATGGGCAAGATAGCAGGGCTGAGCTCGATCCTCACAGCAGCTGGAACGTGTTCTGGTCCTGTCATGGCTGGGTTTCTCTTTGGAATCGGAGGATATTGGACTGCATGGGCCGGCGCGGCCCTATTTCTCGTTGCAGACATCATCATGCGTCTACTCATGATTGAAACCCCGCAGAAACGCCATCACAACGGATCCCTATGCGCTGAAGAACCTCTACCCTCGTCGGAAACAGGGCCGCTTCTCAGTGGAGATCGGTCTTCGGCTACTGAGGAAATCGGCGGCTGGCGCTTCTACCTTTGCCTTCTCCGTCAACCTCGCTTTGCAGCGGGGATTGTATCTTATTTTGTCTTTGCGCTGTTTATCGCCAGTTTCGAGTCCACGATCGCGATGCATGTCCGTGCTActtttggttggggtgttTTCCCAGTCGGGCTTTTGTTCGCGTCTATACAGGGACCTGGGATGATCCTGGCTCCTCTGGTTGGGGTGTTGAAAGACCGTGTGGGATCGAAGGTCCCTACTACCACTGGATTCATCTTTCTTGCGCCTTTCATGTGGGCTCTTGGTGTCGCtggggatgagcgctttcCGTGGGCTACCTTGGGAACTAGAGGCAAGATCATATATGGCGTCTGTACGACTATGATTGGGTGTTTTATGTGCTTGCTCATGGGGGTTGGGACGATGGAAGCAACTG caACCGTTGATGAATTGGAGGGCTTGCATCCTGGCATATTTGGTCCCTATGGCGGGTACTCTCGTGCTGTTGCAGTCACAAATATGACTTGGATGTCTGGTTTACTCGTCGGACCCATCTTGGCTGGCTATATGGTCGAGAGATTTGGATATCTTGAGCTGCAGTGGGTACTCG TGGTCGTTTCCTTGCTGGCTAGCGTCAACGCTGCCGTGAACCTCAGTTCAGCCAGTCCTCAAAAGAAAGAGTTGGATAATGACTTCGGGGCTGATGAACTTTAA